One stretch of Psilocybe cubensis strain MGC-MH-2018 chromosome 6, whole genome shotgun sequence DNA includes these proteins:
- a CDS encoding Rho GTPase-activating protein 8 produces MPPASFNLKQRLAALSLAPSSPSSPGFNQSKNGDAFDYLRSPTSPNTKRKMFINNVTPNWMKKSQGGTPTYREGYSHGDEEKRMVQEVLAKMIFQAGVDFEVVLNASALPDPQVVSYDLLLSRILSYLDLYVEADYTVVFFAAGSKHAPSWNWVWKAYRSLSRKYRKNLKQLYIVHSSFFSKMLFSLAGAIISPKFFRKLIYTSTLSELARHVPLTQIDIPPAVYQENLKYERKITMPVPSRSNVFGVPLEDLMGYDGEKGGIPRVVKDAIHYLRQSGMQEEGLFRRSPSSSLLRAAQDAYDRGNVVSLEAFADPHLAAVLLKKYLRDLPEPIFPESTYGVVRRCPLPSGSSEYDAAEMAAVRYVRESVLPELVPCAYILFSQVMHILHDVSLRSEYNKMGSSNLAIVITPNLVKSSNPMRDVLMCNVPTPGRGGSTSSVNVQLMNADPSPDLADGKCTLGAVIDLCIRRYYEIFDEVIDRSEAVAPWRTLRTSQIYEGNSEGSGSPREPMYVLGDADEDDYSYDDENNAASQQQPVGRGPWTHQSTTYVPPNSQNGASRRKRSRQSNGGGGSRVIATQSLFNGNASGDGPSSSSPSAGWSGTVRGGHNSKARSVVSVGEIGEGALGTGTLRKGSISVGRGTTRKGSGAAVEAHGVIAEGFFTPPAGAPPVPPRPGSISTSTTTTLVQDNTTSTPVPTVKVEQPQDEEEPRLSVGERRRMFESGR; encoded by the exons ATGCCTCCTGCTTCCTTCAATCTGAAACAACGTCTCGCGGCACTTTCGCTTGCTCCATCTTCCCCATCGTCTCCCGGTTTTAATCAGTCGAAGAATGGAGATGCTTTTGACTACTTGCGTTCACCCACAAGTCCAAACACGAAACGGAAGATGTTCATTAACAACGTCACTCCgaactggatgaagaagtcTCAGGGGGGTACACCGACGTATCGTGAAGGATACTCTCACGGtgatgaggaaaagagaaTGGTCCAGGAAGTGTTGGCGAAGATGATATTCCAAGCAGGGGTCGATTTCGA GGTTGTCCTCAACGCCTCAGCTTTGCCAGATCCACAAGTTGTGTCATACGACCTACTCCTTTC GCGCATATTGTCCTATCTAGACTTATACG TGGAAGCTGATTACACAGTCGTATTCTTTGCCGCCGGGTCAAAGCATGCCCCAAGTTGGAACTGGGTTTGGAAAGCGTATCGCAGTTTGAGCCGAAAGTACAGGAAGAACCTTAAGCAACTG TACATCGTGCACtcatctttcttctccaaaa TGCTATTCTCCCTTGCGGGGGCAATTATCAG TCCCAAGTTCTTCAGAAAACTGATATATACCTCTACACTTTCTGAGCTCGCTCGCCATGTACCTCTCACCCAAATCGATATCCCACCAGCTGTATACCA AGAGAACCTCAAATATGAACGTAAAATAACGATGCCTGTACCAAGTCGATCAAATGTCTTTGGGGTACCCCTTGAAGATCTCATGGGTTATGATGGTGAAAAGGGTGGTATACCTAGAGTCGTCAAAGACGCAATCCATTATTTGCGTCAATCAG GCATGCAAGAGGAAGGCCTGTTTCGGCGTtcgccatcttcttcactTCTTCGAGCGGCGCAGGACGCTTATGATCGTGGAAATGTCGTTTCTTTAGAGGCATTCGCTGACCCGCATCTCGCCGCGGTTTTGTTGAAGAAATATCTTAGGGATCTTCCTGAGCCGATATTCCCTGAAAGTACCTATGGGGTAGTCAGACGGTGTCCTCTGCCCTCCGGATCATCCGAATACGACGCTGCAGAAATGGCCGCTGTGAGATATGTCCGGGAGTCGGTGTTACCAGAGCTAGTTCCATGCGCATATATCCTGTTTTCACAAGTGATGC ACATTCTTCACGACGTTTCTCTGAGGAGCGAATACAACAAAATGGGATCCTCCAATCTCGCTATCGTGATAACACCCAACCTCGTCAAGAGCTCCAACCCCATGCGTGACGTGTTGATGTGCAACGTTCCCACCCCAGGACGCGGGGGATCTACCAGCAGTGTCAACGTCCAACTCATGAATGCCGATCCAAGCCCAGACCTGGCTGATGGGAAGTGCACACTCGGCGCCGTTATCGACCTATGCATACGACGCTACTATGAGATCTTTGACGAGGTCATTGACCGAAGCGAGGCAGTCGCTCCATGGCGTACATTACGCACCTCTCAGATATACGAGGGCAACAGCGAAGGATCGGGAAGCCCGCGCGAGCCGATGTACGTTCTTGGTGATGCGGACGAGGACGATTATAGCTATGACGATGAGAACAACGCTGCgtcacagcaacagcctgtTGGTCGCGGGCCATGGACACACCAATCGACGACATACGTGCCTCCTAATTCTCAGAACGGCGCGTccaggaggaagagaagtCGGCAGTCAAACGGCGGTGGTGGGAGCAGGGTCATCGCTACGCAGTCGCTATTTAACGGGAATGCGAGTGGTGATGGaccttcgtcatcttcgccTTCTGCTGGCTGGTCAGGGACCGTTCGCGGAGGACATAATAGCAAGGCGAGGTCTGTCGTGAGCGTTGGCGAGATCGGAGAGGGTGCCTTGGGTACTGGGACTCTGCGCAAGGGCTCTATCTCGGTTGGACGGGGAACGACGAGGAAGGGGTCAGGTGCAGCAGTGGAAGCCCATGGAGTCATTGCAGAGGGATTCTTCACGCCCCCTGCGGGGGCGCCCCCTGTTCCGCCTCGACCTGGTTCTATCAGCACttcgacaacgacaacgctTGTTCAGGATAATACCACGTCTACACCTGTACCGACAGTGAAAGTGGAGCAACCtcaggatgaggaagaaccGAGGCTTAGCGTAGGCGAGAGGAGACGGATGTTCGAGAGTGGGCGATGA